A window of the Carassius carassius chromosome 36, fCarCar2.1, whole genome shotgun sequence genome harbors these coding sequences:
- the LOC132116521 gene encoding uncharacterized protein LOC132116521: MDDASGQTKSPQQESSIAANSRAAGDSDASLQSQTPMDDASPQSQTPMDDASGQTKSPQQESSIAANSRAAGDSDASLQSQTPMDDASGQTKSPQQIATQSHNENEIFVPKLRWTKSVMMKDTNLEDSDELFDSTPESSDDYVPDTISESDSDVSLTLNQTKRRLLDELDIDQSGSVSCPDCDTTTSDKMHNFASEASGTGEEPSSSQKTTDGIVVSAYQKRDGARVYNKRHYCLYCNKPYAKMWLEL, translated from the exons ATGGATGATGCTTCTGGTCAAACCAAGTCTCCTCAACAG GAGAGCAGCATTGCTGCTAATAGCAGAGCAGCAGGTGACTCTGATGCTTCTCTCCAGTCACAGACTCCGATGGATGATGCTTCTCCCCAGTCACAGACTCCGATGGATGATGCTTCTGGTCAAACCAAGTCTCCTCAACAG GAGAGCAGCATTGCTGCTAATAGCAGAGCAGCAGGTGACTCTGATGCTTCTCTCCAGTCACAGACTCCGATGGATGATGCTTCTGGTCAAACCAAGTCTCCTCAACAG ATTGCAACCCAGAGCCACaatgaaaatgagatttttgtgcCAAAACTGAGATGGACTAAAAGTGTCATG atgaaaGACACAAATCTTGAAGATTCTGATGAGCTCTTTGATTCTACACCAGAGAGTTCCGATGATTATGTTCCAGATACCATTTCCGAAAGCGACAGTGATGTTAGCCTTACACTAAACCAGACAAAACGTCGGCTTCTTGATGAACTGGATATTGATCAGTCTGGCTCAGTGAGTTGCCCTGACTGTGACACCACAACGTCAGACAAAATGCACAACTTTGCGTCTGAAGCATCTGGAACAGGAGAAGAACCCAGTTCAAGTCAGAAGACAACAGACGGCATAGTTGTTAGTGCATACCAAAAAAGAGATGGTGCTAGAGTGTACAACAAGAGACATTACTGCTTGTACTGCAATAAACCCTATGCTAAGATGTGGCTAGAGCTCTAA